GGCGTAGTGGCGATTGCCCTGCTGGTCGCCGGCGGCCTGAGCGCGCTGCAGACGGTCACCATCGCCAGCGCCCTGCCGTTCTCCATCATCCTGTTGATCTCGATTTACGGGCTGCTGAAAGCGCTGCGGGTCGACGCCCATAAGCGCGACAGCCAGACCACCACCACCATCGCGCCAACCGCCGCGCGCAATCCGATCTCCTGGCAGCGGCGCCTGCGCAATATCGCCTACTTCCCGAAACGCTCGCACGTGAAGCGCTTTGTCAGCGAGGTGGTGCACCCGGCGATGACGCTGGTGGAAGCCGAACTGATAAAGCAGAGCACCGAATCCTCCATCGACGATACGCAGGACGACCGTATTCGCTTTGAAGTGGATTTGGGCGACGACCTGAACTTCGTATATGAAGTGCGCCTGCGCGCCTATATTCAGCCGGCCTTCGCCCTGGCGGGGCTGAACGACGAAGAGCGGGACGAAGAGCACAAATACTACCGTGCGGAAATCCACCTGAAGGAAGGCGGTCAGGATTATGATGTGATGGGCTGGACGCAAGAGCAGATCATCCACGATATTCTCGACCAGTATGAGAAGCACCTGCACTTCCTGCATCTGGTACGGTAAAACGCTACCTCAGCCGCCCCTTCCGGGGCGGTTTTTTTTCGCCTCAACGCCTCTCTTTTATGTATCCCCAACAACACATCACCAATATCAATGTGTTGCATTGTTGTATTCATAACGCTGCGATAGGTTAAAAAGCACTGTGAATAAATACAGTGTTTCTTAACTTATCGAGGATTCCACCATGCGTTTTAGCCAACTTTTCTCCCTGTTCGCCATACTCGTCAGCGCGCAAACCTTCGCCGCTACGCCCGAATCAATCGACAACTGCGCCGTCGGCTGCCCGACCGGCGGCAGCACCAACGTGTCGATTGTGCGCCACGCCTACACGTTGAATAACAACAGCAGCACCAAATTCGCCAACTGGGTGGCCTACCACATCACCAAAGATACGCTGGCCAGCGGCAAAAGCCGCAGCTGGAAAACCGACCCCGCGCTGGAGCCGCAGGACACTCTGGCCCCGGCCGACTACACCGGCGCCAACGCCGCGCTGCAGGTGGATCGCGGCCATCAGGCGCCGCTGGCCTCGCTGGCGAACGTGTCGGACTGGGAATCGCTGAACTATCTCTCCAATATCACGCCGCAAAAATCCGCGCTCAATCAGGGATCCTGGGCGGCGCTGGAAGAGCAGGAGCGCAAACTGATCGCCCGCGCCGACGTCAGTTCGGTGTATACCGTCACCGGCCCGCTGTATGAGCGCGAGATCGGCAAACTGCCGGGCACCAGCAAGCCGCACACCATTCCCAGCGGCTACTGGAAGGTGATTTTTATCAACAACAGCCCGGAGGTGAACCACTACGCCGCCTTTATCTTTGATCAGAATACACCGCGCGACGCCGACTTCTGCCAGTTCCGTACCACCGTCAGCGAAGTGGAAAAGCGCAGCGGCCTGATTTTATGGGCCGGTCTGCCGGATGCGGTACAGGAAAAACTGAAGGCCAAGCCGGGCGTCCTGCCCGAACTGATGGGCTGCCAGGGCTAACCCGGCGGAACCACGGCGGGGGCACATGCTCCCGCCAACCAGAAAACTTAAATCTGGTAATCAATCACCGGCTCAAGCTGCGCGGAAAACACCTGATCTTTAATCTCCGTCAGCGTCAGGGTCGGGTTGCACAGCTGAATAAAACGCCAGGCGTAGTTGCGCTGCAGCTGGCTGCGCTTAAGCCCCAGCCAGACGGTATTCGGCTCAAATAGGTGTTCGGCATTGAGGCTGACCAGCCCGCGATCGCGCTCTTTCTCATACGACATATCGGCCAGCACTCCTACCCCTAGCCCCAGCTCCACATAGGTTTTAATCACGTCGGAATCCTGCGCGCTGAGGGCGATGTCCGGCGTCAGCCCTGCCGCCTTAAACGCCGCATCCAGCCGTGAACGCCCGGTAATGCCCTGCCGGTAGGTAATCAGCGGCTGAGTGCTTAACTGTTCCAGCGTTAACGGCCCAGCCTGGGTCAGCGGATGGTTTTCCGGCACCAGAATCGCATGGTGCCAGCGATAGTAAGGAAACGCCGCCAGCGCGTCATCGTTCATCAGCCGCTCGCTGGCGATGCCGATATCCGCCTCTCCGGAAGCCAGCATGGCGACAATCTCCTCCGGCGAGCCCTGATTCAGCACCACCCGCACGCGCGGATACAGCGTACGGAACTCCTTAATCACCCGCGGCAGGCTGTAGCGCGCCTGGGTATGGGTGGTGGCAATATGCAGCTGCCCGTCGTCGTTGCTGCTGAACACATCCGCCAGCCGGCGAATATTGTTGGCATCGTTCAGAATACGCTCGGCCACCACCAGCAACTCCTTGCCCGGTTCGGTCATCCCCAGCAGGCGTTTACCGCGCCGAATAAATATTTCGATGCCCAACTCTTCTTCCAACTCGCGAATATGTCGACTGACCCCCGACTGCGAGGTAAATAAGGTATTGGCCACTTCGGTAAGATTGTAATTACGACGGGCCGATTCCCGAATAATTTTTAATTGTTGGAAATTCATCCTGTCCCCCATTGCGCCAGATTTCCCAATATTGATACGGGGAGTGCGGCAGGCTCACAAATAAGAAATAGCCTTTAGTTATGCTTTTTCACGATAAGTCGCCGCTCGGGCGCCGTATTTTGCCGGCACACAGCCTAAGGAAAACAGAAGAGAAATAAAAACAAGGAGATAGATAACCATAACTAAAGGGCGGTTTATTTACCGCCCTTGCTGACAGTTATTAAATATAGGGATTGGGTATAACCGGGCATCTCCGGCGCTTCAGCCGGCAAGCGGCGTGTGCTGCTGCAGCCACTGGCGCACGCTGCTGGCCAGTTCGCCGATGGCATCATCGCGCATACCGTGGTTTTTCAGTTCGCGGTCGAGCGCAAACAGATACTGGGCATTGGTGCCCAGCGGACCGCTGGCGTTGGCGATCAGCGGCGTCACCACCTGATGGCAGGTGTCCGCTTCAAACAGCGGATGCTGTGCGTCCATCACAAACGCCAGCGCGGTGACCTTCCGGCCGCCGTCCAGCGTCAACTCACACCAGGTCGGCAGGTAACAGCCGGTCACCATTTCACGTTTCCACAGCAGCGCCAGCTCGTCATCCAGCTGCGCTTCCGGCAGGCGGAAAGCCAGGCCGCTTGTCTCCCCGCCGGCTTTCAACGCCAGCATGCGCCCGGGCTGATGCTGGGTGCCGCGCCCGGCGGTCAGACGCAGACAGAACGCCCGGTGCCAGCCCTGCAGGGTGGCGGGCTGCACCTCTTCCGCTTCAAAAATCGGGTTCCACATCAGCGAGCCGTAGCCAAAGACCCAAACCGGGCCGCTGTCCGGCCGCTGCGCCAGCGTACTCGCCAGCGACGCCGCCCGCTGCTCCGGCGTCAGCAACAGCGTCTCTTCAATCGTACCAAATGCCGTTTTGCAATCTGCCTGCTGCAGAAAATCTCGCGTTAACACCGATCAACCTCCCGAGTCGCAGCGCTGCCGCTCCTCTTCGCCACTGATTTAAACATATCACTACGTATACGGAATTTTATTAGTTCACTATTTAACCGTACGATCATGACACTATTCTTTTCCGCAGCGGCAATCAAGTCTGCGGCGCTTTTTAGCCGGCAAAAGTATTTGTACGCAGCAGCAATAATATTAACTCATACGCATAATAAGACATGACTCAGAGTAGGATGGCGGCCAATGTAAGCCGCTGGCTGCTGCAGATGTAATAATAAGCTGGCAAGCCTCTGCCAACGCGAAGAGGCGGAGCCGTTATGCCGTAGTCAATAACGGGCAGCAGACGCTGCCCGTACGTTTAGGATAGTTACTGAATCTGATTGGCCTTTTGCAGCGGCAGCACAAGGTTCATATCGTTCTTGATGTTAGTATCAAACGTCGAGGTAATCTGCTGCAGTATGCCGCGGTCGCCGTCAATTTTCGCTTTTCCCTTGCTGATAAGATCGTCCATCTTCTCCTTCCCCGCCACCACGGCAACCAGATCGGTTTTCGCAATCTGCACGGTGACATCGGCTTTTTGCGCCGGCATGTCATTCGTCAACCTGACGTAGTTCAGCACGCCGTTATGCAGATCCAGAATGAATTTATCATTATCCATATTCAGAGCTATGATATGGTTACCCAGCTTCTCCGCCTTGATCTGATCGGAAATCATACTGATATAGGCGATCAGCATTTCCGGCGGCAGTGCGGCGATAACTTCCGGGGAAGCCGTGCTCAGTTTGTTCGGCACGCTGCCGCCAACGCGCAGTTCATGCGCAGCAGACAGATACAGATTGCGGTACAACGCCGTCTCTTCCTGATAGCCCAACTGCTCCAGCGCATCCGCCATCAGATAGTTAGCCTCTTTGTTGGCCGCGTTATAGGCCACAATGTTATTAAGCAGGTCGGCGGTGAAGCGGTAATCGCCCTCTTTATAACTGCCCAACGCCAGCTCAACCACTTTCTCTTCACCGCCCAACGCCTTCACATAACGCTCGCCGCGGGCGGCATCCGGATATTTTGCCAGTTCGGCGGCGTTACCGCTAAACCACCCCAGATTTTTAATATAAGTCGATTTCAAATTATTGCGGGTATTACCATAGTACGGACGGTTATCCCATTTGTTGAATACCTTTTCCGGCAGCCGCGCGTTTTCCGCAATATCATCCGGACGGTAACCGTAGTTGGCATAATGGATCGTCGTATTATAGATGGATTGGTAGGCATCCCGCTGATCTTTCAGATACTCCACCACATTCTGGTTGCCCCAGACGGG
The nucleotide sequence above comes from Serratia rhizosphaerae. Encoded proteins:
- a CDS encoding DNA/RNA non-specific endonuclease gives rise to the protein MRFSQLFSLFAILVSAQTFAATPESIDNCAVGCPTGGSTNVSIVRHAYTLNNNSSTKFANWVAYHITKDTLASGKSRSWKTDPALEPQDTLAPADYTGANAALQVDRGHQAPLASLANVSDWESLNYLSNITPQKSALNQGSWAALEEQERKLIARADVSSVYTVTGPLYEREIGKLPGTSKPHTIPSGYWKVIFINNSPEVNHYAAFIFDQNTPRDADFCQFRTTVSEVEKRSGLILWAGLPDAVQEKLKAKPGVLPELMGCQG
- the cbl gene encoding HTH-type transcriptional regulator Cbl, producing the protein MNFQQLKIIRESARRNYNLTEVANTLFTSQSGVSRHIRELEEELGIEIFIRRGKRLLGMTEPGKELLVVAERILNDANNIRRLADVFSSNDDGQLHIATTHTQARYSLPRVIKEFRTLYPRVRVVLNQGSPEEIVAMLASGEADIGIASERLMNDDALAAFPYYRWHHAILVPENHPLTQAGPLTLEQLSTQPLITYRQGITGRSRLDAAFKAAGLTPDIALSAQDSDVIKTYVELGLGVGVLADMSYEKERDRGLVSLNAEHLFEPNTVWLGLKRSQLQRNYAWRFIQLCNPTLTLTEIKDQVFSAQLEPVIDYQI
- a CDS encoding gamma-glutamylcyclotransferase, whose translation is MLTRDFLQQADCKTAFGTIEETLLLTPEQRAASLASTLAQRPDSGPVWVFGYGSLMWNPIFEAEEVQPATLQGWHRAFCLRLTAGRGTQHQPGRMLALKAGGETSGLAFRLPEAQLDDELALLWKREMVTGCYLPTWCELTLDGGRKVTALAFVMDAQHPLFEADTCHQVVTPLIANASGPLGTNAQYLFALDRELKNHGMRDDAIGELASSVRQWLQQHTPLAG